Genomic segment of Paraburkholderia agricolaris:
CCCGGCGCGGTCGACACCATCGACATGCCGCTCGTCACGCCCGCGGGCTGCGTCATGGCAAGCGTCGAGTTGTTCGAAGCGCCTGTGCCCGCGCCGCCGCCCGCCTTCTTCAGCGCGCCGGCCAGCGACGAAGCGAAGTCGACGTCGCGCGCCTTGTACCCGGGGGTATCGGCGTTGGCGATATTCGACGACAGCAGTTCCTGCCGGTAAGCGCGTACATCGAGCGCCTGACGGCCAAAGGCGAATTCGGCATCGAGTTTGTCCAGCATAGAAATCTCCGGAGAACGTTCCCGAGGCTTCCCGGGGCTTGTCTCGCGTTAAACCTGCGTCGGCCGGGAAGACCTTTTTGCATGAGGTGCATCTTATGGGCCGAACGCAAGTGGCAATCGGACGAATAACCGGGAAAGGGGGCTTCTATTCAACGTTTGCGCAATGGGGGCGCTCTCTAGAATGCAAGGCGTACCGATGCATTCGATGGAGAAACACGATGGACCAGCCCGCCTTCGACCTGACGCACCACGCAAGCCGCGTGGCCGCGCATCGCGGGAGTGCGGGCGCGGTCCGGCGTGCTGCGCGTGGCGTATCCCGCGGCGCGTGCCGTCTGCTGGCTCGCGTTGCCGTGAACCTCGCGGTATGGGTCGCCGGCGGCATCGTGCTGCTGCCGGCATCGACAAAGGCTCAACAGGCTCCGGACGCCGGCGGCGCCATCGTGATTCCGGGCCCGGGTGAAAAGAATCCGGCCGCCCTCGCCGATCTGGCCGCGCAGATGCAGGCCGCGCCCGCCAAACGCGCGGGGTCCGCAGCGACGCTCGCTGCCGCGACCGCGCAGTCGCTGGCGCCGGGACCGGTCGCGCGCAACACCGATCAGTTCACGCGAGCCGCCAACGCGAGCGGTTCGATCGTCATTCCGGGCGCGGACGAGCCGCCCGCCGCGCCGCAAATGATCCGCACCAGTTTCAGGCCCGACGCGAACGGCGTCGTGACGATTCCCCCGCCTGGAACCGCATCTGGAAACGCAGCTGGACGCGCGCCCGCGCCTGGCAACAGCGCCAACGGCGCCGGTATCGAAAGCGCAATCGGCAATGCGCCGGCAGCCGGTGGCTTCGATAGCCTGGCGTCGCGTGGCGAGCCGCCTCAGCTGGGTGCGAACGGCAAACCCATCGCGGCCGCCGCAGCCGCACCCAAACCGGCGCCGACACCGGCTCCAATGCCGACACCGCCCGCCACCATCGGCCGCTCGCCGTCGGTGCGCCAGGTGGCGCCGGCTGTCGCGCAACAGAATCTGCAACCCGCCGCGCTGGCACAGCCCGCGCCGTTGCCCGGCCAGCAAGACGCCGAGGCAATTCGCAGCGCTGCGCTCGCGTTCCTGCAACAACAATCGGCAGGCTTGCCCGGCAAGGTCGACATCACCGTCTCACCGGCCTTCCCGCGCGGCCTTGCGGCCTGCACGACGCTCGAACCGTTCATGCCCAGCGGTGCGCGCCTGTGGGGCCGGATGACCGTCGGCGTGCGTTGCGCCGGCGAACGGCCGTGGACCATCTATCTGCAAGCGCGCATTTCGCTGCGCGCCACCTACTATCTGGCCGCCCGCGCGATGGCGCCGGGCGAAGTGTTCACAGCCGCCGACCTTGTCGCGCGTGACGGCGACCTGACCGGTCTGCCGCAGGCGATCGTTACGGACCCATCGCAGGCGGTCGGTTCGGTGTCGCTCGTGCGGATCGCCGGTGGTATGCCACTGCGCCGCGACATGATAAAAAGCGCGTCGGCGGTGTCCATCGGGCAAACGGTGCGGGTCGTCGCGGCCGGCCAGGGCTTTGCGATTTCCGCCGAAGGCAGCGCAATGAACAACGCCTCGCCGGGCCAGCAGGTACGGGTGAAGACGGCTAACGGCCAGATCATCTCCGGCATCGTCAAGGATGGTTCGACGGTGGAGATTCAGCTATGAAGCCGTGCGCCGGCGAGGAGTCAGGCGCGACGGCCCGCGCCACGGGCCCAGTGGCCGCGGCAGCCGTAGCGTCCGTGATGGGGCCGGATTATCTTGAAAGGAAAGGTAAAACCTGGAGCGATTGCGCTAAAGTTTTGATCAGCGCTTGCCGTTATCAGAATCAAATCGTTCAGGAAGCCAATCGTGAAAGTCGATTCCACAACCAATTCGAATCTGCCGACGTTGAAAGACGCCCTGTCCCGCTCGCAACCAGGCGACGCGACGAACAGCGTGACCAGCAACGCGCAGAGTGCGAGCACGAGCTCGCCGACCACTACCAGCGGCTCGGGCGACGCCAGCGTCAGCCTGTCGGGTCTGTCGCAGCATCTGCGCAGCCTCGCGG
This window contains:
- the flgA gene encoding flagellar basal body P-ring formation chaperone FlgA gives rise to the protein MDQPAFDLTHHASRVAAHRGSAGAVRRAARGVSRGACRLLARVAVNLAVWVAGGIVLLPASTKAQQAPDAGGAIVIPGPGEKNPAALADLAAQMQAAPAKRAGSAATLAAATAQSLAPGPVARNTDQFTRAANASGSIVIPGADEPPAAPQMIRTSFRPDANGVVTIPPPGTASGNAAGRAPAPGNSANGAGIESAIGNAPAAGGFDSLASRGEPPQLGANGKPIAAAAAAPKPAPTPAPMPTPPATIGRSPSVRQVAPAVAQQNLQPAALAQPAPLPGQQDAEAIRSAALAFLQQQSAGLPGKVDITVSPAFPRGLAACTTLEPFMPSGARLWGRMTVGVRCAGERPWTIYLQARISLRATYYLAARAMAPGEVFTAADLVARDGDLTGLPQAIVTDPSQAVGSVSLVRIAGGMPLRRDMIKSASAVSIGQTVRVVAAGQGFAISAEGSAMNNASPGQQVRVKTANGQIISGIVKDGSTVEIQL
- the flgM gene encoding flagellar biosynthesis anti-sigma factor FlgM, encoding MKVDSTTNSNLPTLKDALSRSQPGDATNSVTSNAQSASTSSPTTTSGSGDASVSLSGLSQHLRSLAASGSADIDTAHVESIKAAIKDGSLTIDASKIADGVLNTARELLQSKTSSTGN
- the flgB gene encoding flagellar basal body rod protein FlgB is translated as MLDKLDAEFAFGRQALDVRAYRQELLSSNIANADTPGYKARDVDFASSLAGALKKAGGGAGTGASNNSTLAMTQPAGVTSGMSMVSTAPGHMSGNATLTPTGGTPDDYGNLQYRIPTQPALDGNTVDIDTERVQFADNTLHFESGMTVLSSQIKTMLAAITSGS